Proteins found in one Prosthecobacter sp. genomic segment:
- a CDS encoding NAD(+) synthase yields MQQAAPSPTSTRERLGFVRVAAVSPELVLGDVGKNVAILAREARSLAHRGCRLVVFPELSLTGYSCADLFHTEALRSAAVRCLGELAQATHDLPTVLVVGLPLLVQDRLYNVAAVLAKGRVLGLVPKSFLPNSAEFYERRWFSPAHTLVTTMTTLNGEDVPIGAELLFEARDVTGFVLGVEICEDLWTVIPPSSHLALAGATLLANPSASTEVLGKAPYRRHLVAQQAARCLAAYVYAGAGAGESSTDVVYSGHCLVAEYGILLSESERFSFETRQTVADVDVQHLAHDRLKSASFRDEASTVPMHRIAFDLGPALGGDDKLLRTISAHPFVPSAKVDRAAVCEEIFAIQATGLARRLKQARAKTAVLGLSGGLDSTLALLVMLEALKRAGMPMSAALTITMPGFGTTTRTKSNAEQLAEALNIELRTISINEAVRQHFADIGHSETQHDATYENSQARERTQILMDIANKTGGIVVGTGDLSEAALGWCTFNGDHMSMYHVNSGVPKTLVRYLIEWCAEGPFAEKAGAILRDIADTPITPELLPLAADASLQQKTEDTIGPYELHDFFLFHFVRHGSSAEKIRWLAAQAFAGKYDDETIAKWLALFFKRFAQNQFKRSSVPDGPKVGSVALSPRGDWRMPSDFAGDLNS; encoded by the coding sequence ATGCAGCAGGCAGCCCCTTCCCCGACTTCCACCCGCGAACGACTTGGTTTCGTGCGGGTGGCGGCGGTGTCGCCGGAACTGGTGCTGGGGGATGTGGGGAAGAATGTCGCGATCCTCGCGCGTGAGGCGCGTTCGCTGGCACATCGTGGGTGCAGGCTCGTCGTCTTCCCGGAACTGAGCCTCACGGGCTATTCCTGCGCGGATTTGTTTCACACGGAAGCGCTGAGGTCGGCTGCGGTGCGTTGTTTGGGTGAACTGGCGCAGGCGACGCATGATTTGCCGACGGTATTGGTCGTGGGATTGCCTCTGCTCGTTCAAGACCGGCTTTACAACGTGGCGGCGGTGCTGGCGAAAGGCCGCGTGCTCGGGCTGGTGCCGAAATCGTTCCTGCCGAACTCGGCGGAGTTTTACGAGCGGCGTTGGTTCTCACCGGCGCATACGCTGGTCACCACGATGACAACGCTGAACGGTGAAGACGTGCCCATTGGCGCAGAACTGCTGTTTGAGGCACGCGATGTGACCGGCTTCGTGCTCGGCGTCGAGATTTGTGAGGATTTGTGGACGGTGATTCCGCCGTCGAGTCATCTGGCGCTCGCCGGAGCCACGCTGCTGGCGAATCCCTCGGCCAGCACGGAAGTTTTGGGGAAGGCACCGTATCGTCGTCACCTCGTGGCGCAGCAGGCGGCACGTTGTCTGGCGGCCTATGTCTATGCGGGTGCCGGAGCGGGTGAATCGAGCACGGATGTGGTTTACTCGGGTCATTGCCTCGTGGCTGAATACGGCATCCTCCTGAGCGAGAGCGAGCGTTTTTCCTTCGAGACACGGCAAACCGTCGCCGATGTCGATGTGCAGCATCTCGCGCATGACCGGCTGAAAAGCGCTTCGTTCCGCGATGAAGCCAGCACAGTGCCGATGCATCGCATCGCCTTCGATCTCGGCCCTGCACTCGGCGGCGATGACAAACTGCTGCGCACGATCTCGGCGCATCCGTTCGTACCTTCGGCCAAAGTGGATCGTGCGGCGGTGTGCGAGGAAATTTTTGCGATTCAAGCCACCGGACTGGCCCGCAGGCTCAAACAAGCCCGCGCGAAGACGGCGGTGCTTGGTTTATCCGGTGGACTGGACTCGACGCTGGCACTGCTGGTGATGCTGGAGGCACTGAAACGCGCCGGAATGCCCATGAGCGCCGCTTTGACGATCACGATGCCCGGTTTCGGCACCACAACGCGAACGAAGAGCAATGCGGAGCAACTCGCCGAGGCGCTGAACATCGAACTGCGCACGATTTCGATCAATGAGGCGGTGCGACAGCATTTTGCCGACATTGGTCATTCTGAAACGCAGCACGACGCGACTTACGAGAACTCGCAGGCGCGCGAGCGCACGCAGATCCTCATGGACATCGCCAACAAGACCGGTGGCATCGTCGTCGGCACGGGAGATCTGTCCGAGGCGGCGCTGGGCTGGTGTACCTTCAATGGCGATCACATGTCGATGTATCATGTGAACTCCGGCGTGCCGAAGACGCTGGTGCGTTACCTCATCGAATGGTGCGCCGAAGGCCCGTTTGCTGAAAAGGCTGGCGCGATTCTGCGCGACATCGCTGACACGCCGATCACGCCCGAACTGCTGCCGCTCGCGGCGGATGCATCGCTGCAACAGAAGACCGAGGACACCATCGGGCCGTATGAGCTGCATGATTTTTTCCTGTTCCACTTCGTGCGTCACGGCAGCAGCGCCGAAAAAATCCGCTGGCTGGCCGCGCAGGCGTTTGCGGGCAAGTACGACGACGAAACCATCGCCAAGTGGCTCGCGCTGTTCTTCAAACGCTTCGCGCAAAACCAGTTCAAGCGCTCCAGCGTGCCGGACGGCCCCAAGGTCGGCTCCGTGGCGCTCTCCCCGCGTGGCGACTGGCGCATGCCGAGTGATTTCGCCGGTGATTTGAACTCATAA
- a CDS encoding DCC1-like thiol-disulfide oxidoreductase family protein translates to MSHYDPSHDHLLLFDGVCHLCHASVRFIVRRDPAGKIKFAPIQSPLGRELYTRHGLDPEAPNAMLFITPHGAFKASDAGLEIARTLGGLWKLALVFKPLPRALRDPLYFFIARNRYRWFGKDETCMMPTAELKARVVTQ, encoded by the coding sequence GTGTCCCACTACGACCCCAGCCACGATCATCTGCTGCTCTTTGACGGCGTCTGCCATCTCTGCCATGCCAGCGTGCGTTTCATCGTGCGACGTGATCCGGCAGGCAAAATCAAGTTCGCCCCCATTCAAAGTCCGCTGGGCCGCGAACTCTACACCCGCCACGGCCTCGATCCCGAAGCGCCCAACGCCATGCTGTTCATCACGCCGCATGGAGCCTTCAAGGCCAGCGACGCCGGTCTCGAAATCGCGCGCACCCTCGGCGGCCTGTGGAAGCTCGCCCTCGTCTTCAAACCGCTGCCACGAGCGCTGCGTGACCCGCTCTATTTCTTCATCGCCCGCAACCGCTACCGCTGGTTCGGTAAAGACGAGACCTGCATGATGCCGACGGCGGAGTTGAAGGCGCGAGTAGTGACGCAGTGA
- a CDS encoding DUF1361 domain-containing protein — protein MPARLLLLNLLACLWCCAVLNVRFHLAGHHNYAFLLWNLFLAAIPLGLSLGLVRIKRLVFALPLLAIWLLFFPNAPYVLTDLIHLSPHNRGHVPLWLDLLMLLSFALVSLWFGFQSLRIVQHWFARRFSRMTAWSVTLGSLVLSGFGVYLGRFLRWNSWDIVHQPQHLLQDIVSRVLNPLHHGNTWSFTLGFGTLLILAYLVWISATTMQPEQRKIQ, from the coding sequence ATGCCCGCCCGCCTGCTTCTCCTCAATCTCCTTGCCTGCCTCTGGTGCTGCGCCGTGCTCAATGTGCGGTTTCACCTCGCCGGACATCACAACTACGCCTTCCTGCTGTGGAATCTGTTTCTCGCGGCGATTCCACTCGGCCTCAGCCTCGGATTGGTGCGAATCAAGCGCCTCGTGTTCGCGCTGCCGCTGCTCGCCATCTGGCTGCTGTTCTTCCCGAACGCGCCCTACGTCCTGACCGATCTCATTCATCTCTCGCCCCACAATCGCGGCCACGTCCCGCTCTGGCTCGACCTGCTGATGCTGCTGTCCTTCGCTCTCGTGTCGCTCTGGTTCGGCTTTCAATCGCTGCGCATCGTCCAGCATTGGTTCGCGCGGCGGTTCTCCCGCATGACCGCCTGGAGCGTGACCCTTGGCTCGCTCGTCCTGAGCGGCTTCGGCGTCTATCTCGGCCGCTTTTTACGCTGGAACAGTTGGGACATCGTCCACCAGCCCCAACATCTGCTGCAAGACATTGTCTCACGCGTTCTGAACCCGCTGCACCACGGCAACACGTGGAGTTTCACCCTCGGTTTCGGCACGCTGCTGATCCTCGCCTATCTGGTCTGGATTTCGGCGACGACGATGCAGCCTGAGCAGCGTAAGATCCAATAG